A stretch of the Clostridium fungisolvens genome encodes the following:
- a CDS encoding precorrin-8X methylmutase, with the protein MEYIKIPMDIEKRSFEIIGEELGAHSFNERELSIVKRVIHTTADFEYKDLVYIRENSIDEALKLLKSGVTVYTDTKMALSGINKKALSDLNCKVECFVDREDVAKIARERGITRSMAAVEKAVEEGVEFFVFGNAPTALYRLKELIEEGKANAKFIIGAPIGFVGAAESKVEAEKLPLPMITIRGRKGGSTVAAAIVNALMYLVVNRG; encoded by the coding sequence ATGGAATATATAAAGATCCCAATGGATATAGAAAAGAGAAGTTTTGAAATAATAGGTGAAGAGTTAGGAGCGCACAGTTTTAATGAAAGAGAGCTTAGTATAGTAAAAAGAGTTATACATACTACAGCAGACTTTGAATATAAAGATTTAGTATATATAAGAGAAAATTCTATAGATGAAGCTTTAAAGCTTTTAAAAAGCGGAGTTACAGTATATACAGATACTAAGATGGCATTATCAGGTATAAACAAAAAAGCTTTAAGTGATCTTAATTGTAAGGTTGAGTGTTTCGTGGATAGAGAAGATGTAGCTAAGATAGCAAGGGAAAGAGGAATTACTCGATCAATGGCAGCAGTAGAAAAAGCTGTGGAAGAAGGAGTAGAGTTTTTTGTTTTTGGAAATGCTCCAACAGCTTTATACAGACTTAAAGAACTTATAGAAGAAGGCAAAGCTAATGCCAAGTTTATTATAGGGGCACCGATAGGTTTTGTAGGTGCGGCTGAGTCCAAGGTAGAAGCTGAAAAACTGCCACTTCCTATGATAACTATAAGAGGTAGAAAAGGTGGAAGTACCGTTGCGGCTGCTATTGTAAATGCGTTGATGTATCTAGTAGTGAATAGAGGATAG
- a CDS encoding cobyrinate a,c-diamide synthase — protein MKSIIISSNSSGGGKTTFTLGLLNLLKRKGLKVQGYKAGPDYIDPAFHSHITKSTSRNLDLFLMGDRGVKASFSRGVGEYGIIEGVMGLYDGKGITYEYSTAHLAEVMNIPVVLVLSPKAQVATLCAEILGLQNFGKVTIAGVVLNNISESYYKLLKLAIEKNCGVKVFGYLPKDERLVLKSRHLGLVQSSEINDLDEKIDICSDLIQAHVDVEALMRCFDNTERYEDDFNLSNKKIRSAVAYDKAFSFYYKENLELLEQVGEVEYFSPLKDKELPKNIDFLYLGGGYPEVFIKELSENKSMLRSINVQLNSGLRCYGECGGLMYLMEQIEGTNSVGFFEGKATLTSRLQNFGYAELEVSEENKILKNESKINCHEFHRSKIESHEKKIYKVSKTTFDNSIKQWQCGYHKNNTLAAYAHIHFFGNIEMFSSLVDINL, from the coding sequence ATGAAAAGTATAATTATATCCTCAAATTCTAGCGGCGGAGGTAAGACTACATTTACCTTAGGACTGCTTAACCTATTGAAACGTAAAGGGTTAAAGGTACAAGGTTATAAAGCAGGACCGGACTATATAGATCCAGCCTTTCATTCTCATATAACAAAGTCTACATCAAGAAATCTAGATCTTTTCCTTATGGGAGATAGGGGAGTTAAGGCAAGTTTTTCAAGAGGGGTTGGAGAGTATGGAATAATCGAAGGAGTCATGGGATTATATGATGGTAAGGGAATAACCTATGAATACTCTACAGCACATCTGGCAGAGGTTATGAATATACCGGTAGTACTTGTACTTTCACCTAAGGCTCAAGTAGCAACCCTATGTGCAGAAATATTAGGGCTGCAGAACTTTGGGAAAGTTACTATAGCTGGTGTGGTGCTAAATAATATAAGTGAAAGTTATTATAAACTTCTAAAGCTGGCAATTGAGAAAAATTGCGGCGTAAAAGTATTTGGATATCTTCCTAAAGATGAAAGATTAGTTTTGAAAAGTAGACATCTTGGACTGGTACAAAGCAGTGAAATAAATGATTTAGATGAGAAAATTGATATATGCTCGGATCTAATACAAGCTCATGTGGATGTAGAAGCACTTATGAGATGTTTTGATAATACTGAAAGGTATGAAGATGACTTTAATTTATCTAATAAAAAAATAAGATCAGCTGTAGCATATGATAAAGCTTTTAGCTTTTATTATAAGGAAAACTTGGAGCTGTTAGAACAGGTTGGAGAAGTAGAATATTTTAGCCCACTTAAAGATAAAGAGTTACCTAAAAATATTGATTTTCTTTATCTCGGAGGAGGCTACCCAGAGGTATTTATAAAAGAATTAAGTGAAAATAAATCTATGTTAAGATCTATAAATGTTCAGCTAAATTCAGGGTTAAGGTGTTATGGTGAATGTGGCGGTCTTATGTATCTAATGGAACAAATTGAAGGGACCAATTCAGTAGGCTTTTTTGAAGGTAAAGCTACGCTTACAAGCAGGCTTCAGAATTTTGGCTATGCTGAACTAGAAGTGTCGGAGGAAAATAAAATCTTGAAAAATGAAAGTAAGATTAATTGTCATGAGTTTCATAGATCAAAGATAGAATCTCATGAAAAGAAAATATACAAGGTTTCCAAGACTACTTTTGATAACTCAATAAAACAGTGGCAATGTGGTTATCACAAGAATAATACCCTTGCAGCTTATGCTCACATACATTTCTTCGGAAATATTGAAATGTTTAGTAGTTTGGTGGACATAAATTTATAA
- a CDS encoding cellobiose phosphorylase — translation MAVEYIFNVDNQFIIKDYDKAKTFSSFLPGVAGVDGIPMWAYYVNRGQGLGSFGVKDKNSTIMEFFPAHLMYKNIELQGFRTFIKYNGEVHEIFSSSSKDDTKRRMLIEKNILKVEEINKTLNIKVTVTYFTVPKESYAGLIRKVDVENLDNTEKFIEILDGLTQVLPYGITNADYQAMANLMKSWFDVFNLENNIAYYKVRATTNDSAEVGEVNKGNFFLSFSSEDNQLISPIIDMDLIFGCNTSLIRPFGFEDNDLEDIYSKKQVPQNKVSGGFSGKAVRLTKKFTLCSIYGHIASVELINSIKDRFNVAYVEIKEDEARKLIEDLVDNTYTETGNHLFDQYISQCYMDNVLRGGYPLVFKGNGKNHVYHVYSRKHGDLEREYNFFSIEPAYYSQGNGNFRDVNQNRRNDVLINPEVQEFNVKQFMDLIQADGYNPLSVKGSEFTFDKEKFDEVFELFNEEDNNVKNILMGKFTPGKLINYIADNNVIIKCSYEELVERVLQYSTQGFEAEFGEGYWTDHWTYNMDLIDNYLNIYPDKLEKFLFETKDYRFFDSPVRVLPRSDKYVITNGKVRQYGAILEDEEKCHKLNIKLTDTNWLKKDNGAGDIYETNLYAKLISLALNKFVNLDPMGMGIEMEANKPGWNDAMNGLPGIFGSSINESAELVRVLNFIIDASEKFDKSVPIHTELFELITDVDAVLNRKNNGEIGQFEYWDKISYLKEAYREKIRFGIDGKEKELTSKEILEIFNKFRTKLNEGLEKALELGKGIYPTYITYEAKEYEILEGKKNPVNGYQNVLVKEFECVPIPLFLEGPARMLKSLKDIDKAKSLYNKIKNSKIYDEKLNMYKTSEPLDETTHEVGRARAFTAGWLERESIFLHMEYKYLLGLLKAGLYDEYFEDIKTALIPFIDPKVYGRSTLENSSFIASSVNPDEEVHGRGFVSRLTGSTSEMLSMWFVMMAGKNVFRYEEGKLKLELKPILPHWLFNSNNEISFKFLGKTIVTYHNRSSKNTYGDNGAVVERLELRTFDEEAFEIVGGIIEGRYAEMIRQGDFRSIDVYLA, via the coding sequence ATGGCAGTAGAATATATTTTTAATGTAGATAATCAATTTATAATAAAAGATTATGATAAAGCAAAAACTTTCTCTAGTTTTCTTCCAGGTGTTGCAGGTGTAGATGGTATCCCAATGTGGGCATACTATGTAAATCGTGGACAAGGACTTGGAAGCTTTGGAGTAAAGGATAAAAATAGTACAATAATGGAGTTCTTTCCAGCGCATTTAATGTACAAGAATATTGAATTGCAAGGGTTTAGGACTTTTATAAAATATAATGGGGAAGTACATGAAATATTTTCTTCTTCATCAAAAGATGATACAAAAAGAAGGATGCTAATAGAGAAGAATATACTTAAGGTAGAAGAAATAAATAAGACTTTAAATATTAAGGTTACTGTTACTTACTTCACTGTGCCTAAAGAAAGTTATGCAGGGCTAATTAGAAAAGTTGATGTTGAAAACTTAGACAACACTGAAAAGTTCATAGAGATATTAGATGGATTAACTCAGGTTCTTCCATATGGAATAACTAATGCCGACTATCAAGCGATGGCAAACCTTATGAAATCATGGTTTGATGTCTTTAATCTAGAAAATAATATAGCTTACTATAAGGTTAGAGCCACTACAAATGATTCAGCAGAAGTGGGTGAGGTTAATAAGGGAAATTTCTTCTTATCATTCTCTAGTGAAGATAATCAGTTGATAAGCCCTATAATAGATATGGATTTAATTTTTGGATGTAATACATCACTTATTAGACCTTTCGGATTTGAAGACAATGACTTAGAGGACATATATTCTAAGAAGCAAGTACCTCAGAACAAGGTTTCAGGAGGCTTCTCAGGAAAAGCTGTGAGACTTACTAAAAAGTTTACTTTATGCAGCATTTATGGCCATATTGCTAGTGTTGAACTTATAAATTCTATAAAAGATAGATTTAATGTGGCATATGTAGAAATAAAAGAAGATGAAGCAAGAAAGTTAATTGAAGACTTAGTTGATAATACTTATACAGAAACAGGAAATCATCTCTTTGATCAATATATAAGTCAATGTTACATGGATAATGTTCTTAGAGGCGGATATCCATTAGTATTTAAAGGTAACGGAAAAAATCATGTTTACCATGTATACTCAAGAAAACATGGAGATCTTGAAAGAGAATATAATTTCTTCTCTATAGAGCCTGCATACTATTCTCAAGGTAATGGTAACTTTAGAGATGTTAATCAAAATCGTAGAAATGATGTTTTAATAAACCCAGAAGTTCAAGAATTTAATGTTAAACAATTTATGGATTTGATTCAAGCAGATGGATACAATCCTTTATCAGTAAAAGGATCAGAGTTTACCTTTGATAAAGAAAAGTTTGATGAAGTATTCGAATTATTTAATGAAGAAGATAACAATGTAAAAAATATATTAATGGGTAAATTCACTCCAGGTAAGCTTATTAACTATATAGCTGACAATAATGTAATTATAAAGTGTTCTTACGAGGAGCTTGTTGAACGAGTTTTACAATACTCTACGCAAGGCTTTGAGGCTGAATTTGGAGAAGGATATTGGACAGATCACTGGACTTATAACATGGATCTTATAGATAACTATTTAAATATATATCCAGATAAGTTAGAAAAGTTTTTATTTGAGACCAAAGACTATAGATTTTTTGATAGTCCAGTAAGAGTACTGCCAAGAAGCGATAAATATGTAATTACTAATGGTAAGGTTCGTCAATATGGAGCTATTTTAGAAGATGAAGAAAAATGCCATAAGCTTAATATAAAGCTAACTGATACTAATTGGCTTAAAAAGGACAATGGTGCTGGGGATATATACGAAACAAATTTATATGCAAAGCTTATTTCTCTTGCTTTAAATAAATTTGTAAATCTTGATCCAATGGGAATGGGCATTGAGATGGAAGCCAATAAGCCAGGCTGGAATGATGCTATGAATGGATTGCCTGGAATATTTGGGTCTAGTATAAATGAATCGGCGGAATTAGTTAGAGTTTTGAACTTTATAATAGATGCCTCAGAGAAGTTTGATAAGTCAGTTCCAATTCATACAGAATTATTTGAACTGATCACAGATGTTGACGCTGTTTTAAATAGAAAAAATAATGGGGAAATAGGCCAATTTGAATATTGGGACAAGATATCTTATTTAAAAGAAGCCTATAGAGAAAAAATAAGATTTGGAATAGATGGAAAAGAGAAAGAATTAACAAGTAAAGAAATACTAGAGATATTTAACAAATTTAGAACTAAGCTTAATGAAGGACTTGAAAAAGCTTTGGAATTAGGAAAGGGTATATATCCTACCTATATAACTTATGAAGCTAAAGAATATGAGATATTAGAAGGCAAGAAGAATCCTGTAAATGGATATCAAAATGTTTTAGTAAAGGAATTTGAATGCGTTCCAATACCATTGTTCCTTGAAGGTCCAGCTAGAATGCTTAAGAGTTTAAAAGACATAGATAAGGCAAAATCACTTTATAATAAGATAAAAAATAGTAAGATATATGATGAAAAGCTTAATATGTATAAGACTTCAGAGCCTTTAGACGAAACTACCCATGAAGTAGGAAGAGCTAGAGCCTTCACTGCTGGTTGGCTTGAGAGAGAGTCAATATTCCTTCATATGGAATATAAATATCTACTAGGACTATTAAAAGCTGGTTTGTATGATGAATATTTTGAAGATATAAAGACTGCATTGATACCTTTTATAGATCCTAAGGTTTATGGAAGAAGTACTCTTGAAAACTCATCGTTTATAGCAAGCTCAGTAAACCCAGATGAAGAAGTGCATGGAAGAGGTTTTGTATCAAGACTTACTGGATCAACCTCAGAAATGTTAAGTATGTGGTTTGTGATGATGGCTGGTAAAAATGTATTTAGATATGAAGAAGGAAAACTAAAACTAGAATTAAAACCTATACTTCCACATTGGTTGTTTAACAGCAATAATGAAATTAGCTTTAAGTTCCTTGGAAAAACTATTGTTACCTATCATAATAGGAGCAGCAAAAATACCTATGGGGATAATGGTGCTGTGGTAGAAAGATTAGAGTTAAGGACTTTTGATGAAGAGGCTTTTGAAATAGTGGGCGGTATAATTGAAGGGCGCTATGCTGAAATGATAAGACAAGGGGATTTCAGAAGTATAGATGTTTACTTGGCTTAA
- a CDS encoding PTS sugar transporter subunit IIA has protein sequence MLINRNLIVLDLDAKCKTEVIKKMINLAYKEARIISKEDFLKCVLEREEEISTGVGNGIAIPHGKSETVKEALIVFAKLKNGIDWESMDSERVDLIFLLGVPERNKENLHLKILAQLSRKLMDEDFVRLLRNATTEEEVYYILRSIEAS, from the coding sequence ATGCTGATAAATAGAAATCTTATAGTGCTTGATTTGGATGCAAAGTGTAAAACAGAGGTTATTAAAAAGATGATTAATCTAGCCTATAAGGAAGCCAGGATAATTTCAAAAGAAGATTTTTTAAAATGTGTACTGGAACGAGAAGAGGAAATTTCAACAGGTGTTGGTAATGGTATTGCTATACCCCATGGAAAATCAGAAACTGTGAAAGAGGCTTTGATAGTATTCGCAAAATTAAAAAACGGCATTGATTGGGAGTCTATGGACAGTGAAAGAGTTGACTTAATATTCTTGCTAGGAGTGCCGGAGAGAAACAAAGAGAATCTACATCTTAAGATACTTGCTCAATTGTCAAGAAAACTTATGGACGAAGATTTTGTAAGATTATTGCGAAATGCAACTACTGAAGAAGAGGTCTATTATATTTTACGCAGTATCGAAGCGTCATAA
- a CDS encoding PTS fructose transporter subunit IIB → MKIVAVTACPTGIAHTYMAAEALEKAAKKMGHIIKVETQGSIGIENKISAKEVVAADLVILAVDVAVKEESRFKGKPIYRCEAQPVIKNATKIIQEALKILNS, encoded by the coding sequence ATGAAAATAGTAGCTGTAACAGCCTGTCCGACAGGCATTGCTCACACATATATGGCAGCGGAAGCTTTGGAAAAAGCAGCAAAAAAGATGGGGCATATTATAAAGGTTGAAACTCAAGGTTCTATAGGTATCGAAAATAAGATAAGTGCCAAGGAGGTAGTAGCTGCAGATCTCGTTATACTTGCAGTGGATGTAGCAGTAAAAGAAGAAAGTAGGTTTAAAGGTAAGCCTATATATAGATGCGAAGCACAACCAGTAATAAAAAATGCTACAAAAATTATTCAAGAAGCTCTAAAGATACTAAATTCATAA
- a CDS encoding glycoside hydrolase family 30 protein produces MGKIRIIKTSKDTADRLTEKDSIGFNGQKSSDNTLKIDRNKKYQKIVGFGGAFTESAAYTLARMDEEKRAEIVKKYFDQVDGLAYSIGRVHIHSCDFSLGNYTYVEENDVELKTFDISHEKQWVLPFIDAARKTRDGEILLLASPWSPPGWMKSNGEMNHGGTLLPEYNEAWANYYAKYIKAMRKEGFDIWAITVQNEPAALQVWDSCLYSAEEERDFLKNHLGPTLEREGLSDVKIYIWDHNRDILFERADTVLSDPEAAKYVYGTGNHWYVSEEFENLSKLHDKYPDKHILFTEGCQEGGLHLGSWLTGERYGRNMIGDFRNWQEGWIDWNLILDETGGPNHVGNLCDAPIVADTKTQEVHYNSSYYYIGHFSKYVKPGAVRIDSVIDGASNLQQVAFLNEDGSIALIVMNESDNAESFDIEADGEYANYVLDAHSIATFIV; encoded by the coding sequence ATGGGGAAAATAAGAATAATTAAGACATCAAAAGATACAGCAGACAGATTAACTGAAAAAGATTCAATTGGATTTAATGGACAAAAATCATCAGATAATACTTTGAAAATTGATAGAAATAAAAAGTATCAGAAAATAGTTGGATTTGGTGGAGCGTTTACTGAATCGGCAGCTTATACATTAGCTAGAATGGATGAAGAAAAAAGAGCAGAGATAGTAAAGAAATACTTTGATCAAGTTGATGGACTAGCTTACTCGATCGGAAGAGTTCACATACACAGCTGTGACTTTTCTCTTGGAAATTATACGTATGTAGAAGAAAATGATGTTGAATTAAAAACTTTTGATATAAGCCATGAAAAGCAATGGGTATTACCTTTTATAGATGCAGCAAGAAAAACTAGGGATGGTGAAATCCTACTTCTTGCATCTCCATGGAGCCCTCCAGGTTGGATGAAATCAAATGGTGAGATGAATCATGGGGGAACTTTACTTCCTGAGTACAATGAAGCTTGGGCAAATTATTATGCTAAATATATTAAAGCTATGAGAAAAGAAGGCTTCGATATTTGGGCTATAACTGTTCAGAATGAACCAGCTGCTTTGCAGGTATGGGATTCCTGTCTATATTCAGCTGAAGAAGAAAGAGACTTCTTAAAGAATCATCTAGGACCAACTTTAGAGAGAGAAGGTCTTTCAGATGTAAAAATATATATATGGGATCATAACAGAGATATTTTATTCGAAAGAGCAGATACTGTTTTATCTGATCCTGAGGCAGCAAAATATGTTTATGGTACAGGAAACCACTGGTATGTTTCAGAGGAATTTGAGAATCTTTCAAAGCTTCATGATAAATATCCTGACAAACATATTTTATTCACAGAAGGTTGTCAAGAAGGTGGACTACACCTAGGTTCTTGGTTAACTGGTGAAAGGTATGGAAGAAATATGATAGGTGACTTTAGAAATTGGCAGGAAGGCTGGATTGATTGGAATCTAATTCTTGACGAAACTGGTGGGCCAAACCATGTTGGAAATCTTTGTGATGCACCTATAGTTGCAGACACTAAGACTCAAGAAGTTCATTATAACAGTTCTTACTATTATATAGGACATTTTAGTAAGTATGTTAAGCCAGGTGCTGTAAGAATTGATAGTGTTATTGATGGTGCTTCAAATCTTCAGCAAGTTGCTTTTCTAAATGAAGATGGATCCATAGCACTAATTGTTATGAATGAAAGCGATAATGCAGAAAGTTTTGATATAGAAGCTGATGGAGAATATGCTAATTATGTTTTAGACGCACATTCCATAGCTACATTTATTGTTTAA
- a CDS encoding PTS fructose transporter subunit IIC, whose amino-acid sequence MKEELKRLREYLMTGVSYMIPIVVIGGVLIAFSIMLSGVKAGQGAVVDNDFLKKLMQIGSDAFSLMVPVLAGFIAYGIADRPGIAPGLVAGVLANDVKAGFLGGIIGGLLAGYIARWIKSWKIPKSLRPIMPIFIIPLLTSITVGLLMLYVLGGPISALMTSMTGGLKSMSSGSAVLLALIMGAMIAFDMGGPVNKVAFMFGSAMIQENIFTVMGPVAVAICVPPLAMGIASLVAPKKYSKTEQEAGKGAIAMGLIGITEGAIPFAAGDPLRVIPSIMVGSSIGAGLAALLKVGDHAPHGGPIVLPVVDNPLGFIISVLVGIAVTVLMINILKKPVPATEELEEDSEGM is encoded by the coding sequence ATGAAAGAAGAACTAAAAAGGCTTAGAGAATATCTTATGACAGGTGTTTCTTACATGATACCTATAGTTGTTATAGGTGGTGTCCTTATTGCTTTTTCTATTATGCTAAGCGGTGTCAAAGCCGGTCAAGGCGCTGTAGTTGATAATGATTTCTTGAAAAAGTTAATGCAAATCGGAAGTGATGCATTCTCCCTAATGGTTCCAGTACTGGCAGGGTTTATCGCTTATGGTATAGCTGATAGGCCAGGTATCGCACCAGGTCTTGTAGCCGGAGTTCTTGCCAATGATGTAAAGGCAGGATTCCTAGGCGGTATAATAGGTGGTTTACTTGCAGGTTACATTGCAAGATGGATAAAGAGCTGGAAGATTCCTAAGAGTTTAAGGCCTATAATGCCGATATTCATTATACCACTGTTAACTAGTATCACAGTTGGACTACTTATGCTTTATGTCCTTGGAGGACCTATAAGTGCACTAATGACTTCAATGACTGGCGGTCTAAAGTCAATGAGTTCTGGAAGTGCTGTTTTACTAGCACTTATTATGGGAGCAATGATTGCATTTGATATGGGAGGACCGGTAAATAAGGTTGCCTTTATGTTTGGTTCAGCAATGATTCAAGAGAATATATTTACAGTAATGGGACCTGTTGCTGTAGCAATATGTGTACCACCATTAGCTATGGGTATCGCATCATTGGTTGCTCCTAAAAAGTATTCGAAAACAGAACAAGAGGCTGGTAAAGGTGCTATCGCTATGGGTCTAATTGGAATCACTGAAGGAGCTATACCTTTTGCCGCTGGTGATCCGCTAAGGGTTATACCTTCAATTATGGTTGGATCTTCAATAGGTGCAGGTTTAGCAGCACTTCTTAAAGTAGGAGATCATGCTCCACATGGAGGCCCTATAGTACTTCCTGTTGTTGATAATCCTTTGGGCTTTATAATTTCTGTTTTAGTTGGAATAGCTGTAACTGTTTTAATGATAAATATTTTAAAGAAGCCAGTACCTGCTACTGAAGAATTAGAAGAAGATAGTGAAGGAATGTAA
- a CDS encoding cobyric acid synthase — protein MAKIMIQGTASSVGKSILVAALCRIFKQDGFKVVPFKSQNMSLNSYITLDGKEMGRAQVLQAYACGLEPEVYMNPILLKPTSDKKSQVIVNGKVFGNYTAMEYHNMKSGFKDMLKKHFDKLEEDFDIVVMEGAGSPAEINLRDKDIVNMGMAELVDAPVLLVGDIDKGGVFAALAGTMLLLKEDEKKRVKGTIINKFRGDVKILEPGLDMLEEIIDKPTLGVVPYFRLKLEDEDGAVDFNKKVIAPIDVAVIKLPRISNFTDLDALKNEEDVSVRFITSPEEFGTPDLLIIPGSKNTIEDLKALRENGLEDKIITYSKDGMVIGICGGYQMLGKVIEDPYEVETELREIKGMGLLDIGTVFEKEKVTTRVKANVISEFLKKNNMSDNYCKQLEQIYGYEIHMGISSYGTEVEPLFEIVEKNGKYLGEQQLIYKDGAINTNGNIMGTYIHGIFDGCMFREYIINKLREKKGLHYKKASNYESLRESELDKLADIVRNSLDMDKIYEIVGLEKKL, from the coding sequence TTGGCTAAAATCATGATACAAGGTACTGCATCCTCAGTTGGGAAAAGTATTTTGGTAGCTGCATTATGTAGAATATTTAAACAAGATGGGTTTAAGGTAGTGCCATTTAAATCACAAAATATGTCCTTAAATTCTTATATAACCTTAGATGGTAAAGAGATGGGGAGAGCACAAGTTTTGCAAGCTTATGCTTGCGGATTAGAACCAGAAGTATATATGAATCCTATTTTGCTTAAGCCAACTTCAGATAAAAAATCTCAAGTGATAGTTAATGGAAAAGTATTTGGCAACTATACTGCTATGGAATACCATAATATGAAATCTGGTTTTAAGGATATGCTTAAAAAACATTTTGATAAGCTAGAAGAAGACTTTGACATAGTTGTTATGGAAGGTGCGGGAAGCCCAGCAGAGATTAACCTAAGAGATAAAGATATAGTAAATATGGGGATGGCAGAACTTGTGGATGCACCTGTGCTTTTAGTTGGAGATATAGATAAGGGTGGAGTATTTGCTGCATTAGCTGGAACTATGCTTTTACTTAAGGAAGATGAGAAAAAAAGAGTTAAAGGAACGATTATAAATAAGTTCAGAGGTGATGTTAAAATACTCGAGCCTGGACTTGATATGTTAGAGGAGATAATAGATAAGCCTACTCTTGGAGTTGTTCCCTATTTCAGACTAAAACTAGAAGATGAAGATGGAGCTGTAGATTTCAATAAGAAGGTAATTGCACCTATAGATGTGGCAGTAATAAAGCTTCCTAGAATATCAAACTTTACAGATCTTGATGCGTTGAAAAATGAAGAAGATGTATCTGTAAGGTTTATAACTTCTCCAGAAGAGTTTGGTACACCAGATCTTCTAATAATTCCAGGAAGTAAAAATACTATAGAGGATCTTAAAGCTTTAAGAGAAAATGGCTTAGAGGATAAGATTATAACTTATTCAAAGGATGGTATGGTTATTGGAATTTGCGGTGGATATCAGATGCTCGGAAAAGTTATAGAGGACCCATATGAGGTTGAAACAGAGCTTAGAGAGATAAAGGGAATGGGTCTTTTAGATATAGGAACTGTGTTTGAAAAAGAAAAGGTTACTACAAGAGTTAAGGCAAATGTAATATCTGAATTCTTAAAAAAGAATAATATGTCTGATAACTATTGTAAACAGTTAGAACAAATATATGGCTATGAAATTCATATGGGAATAAGCAGCTATGGAACAGAAGTGGAGCCATTATTCGAAATAGTAGAGAAAAATGGCAAGTATCTAGGAGAACAACAATTAATTTATAAAGATGGAGCAATAAATACTAATGGCAATATAATGGGCACATATATACATGGTATCTTTGATGGATGTATGTTTAGAGAATATATTATTAATAAATTAAGAGAGAAAAAAGGATTACATTATAAAAAGGCAAGCAATTATGAAAGTTTAAGAGAAAGTGAACTTGATAAGTTAGCTGATATTGTTAGGAATTCTTTAGATATGGATAAGATATACGAAATAGTAGGATTAGAAAAGAAATTATAG
- a CDS encoding sirohydrochlorin cobaltochelatase — translation MKDVIKKKDISKKAILVVSFGTTYENTRKLTIEKIEKLIEEKHDEYEIRRAFTAHGVIKKLASKYDMYVDTPEEALEKLKEEGFNEIIVQPLHLIPGLEYDYIRNVIESFSKDNDFKYIKLGRPLLYFKGEEDDIPDDYTLMVNALENQVSRDEAVVFMGHGTHHPANSTYSCLQTVFWDNDFDKVFIGTIDGYPTLNHVIKNLRKNHINKVTLMPLLLVAGDHAVNDMAGDEEDSWKSILEKEGFEVDVYMHGLGENINIQNLYLEHLEDAISEKYIGIGKNKKGMASNF, via the coding sequence ATGAAGGATGTAATAAAAAAGAAAGATATTAGTAAGAAAGCAATACTAGTGGTTAGCTTTGGAACTACTTATGAGAATACAAGAAAGCTAACTATAGAAAAAATAGAGAAATTGATAGAAGAAAAACATGATGAATACGAAATAAGAAGGGCTTTCACAGCTCATGGTGTAATAAAAAAACTTGCTAGTAAGTATGACATGTATGTAGATACACCTGAAGAAGCGTTAGAAAAGCTTAAGGAAGAAGGTTTTAATGAAATAATAGTTCAACCTCTTCATCTTATACCAGGTTTAGAATATGACTATATAAGAAATGTAATAGAAAGTTTTTCAAAGGACAATGACTTTAAATATATAAAGCTTGGAAGACCACTTTTGTATTTTAAAGGAGAAGAAGACGATATACCGGATGATTATACCTTGATGGTGAATGCTTTAGAAAACCAAGTATCAAGAGATGAAGCTGTTGTTTTTATGGGACACGGAACACATCACCCGGCAAATTCAACCTATAGTTGTCTTCAAACTGTATTTTGGGATAACGATTTTGATAAGGTTTTTATAGGAACCATAGATGGTTATCCAACCTTAAATCACGTTATAAAGAATTTAAGAAAAAATCATATAAACAAAGTTACGTTAATGCCACTTTTACTAGTAGCTGGTGATCACGCCGTAAATGATATGGCTGGAGATGAAGAAGATTCATGGAAAAGTATACTTGAAAAAGAAGGTTTTGAAGTGGATGTTTATATGCATGGACTAGGGGAAAATATTAATATACAAAATCTATATCTTGAACATTTAGAAGATGCCATAAGTGAGAAATATATAGGTATAGGAAAGAATAAAAAAGGAATGGCTAGCAATTTTTAA